Proteins encoded together in one Benincasa hispida cultivar B227 chromosome 1, ASM972705v1, whole genome shotgun sequence window:
- the LOC120083953 gene encoding putative E3 ubiquitin-protein ligase RING1a, whose amino-acid sequence MVPEGSTASASEPERRTIESKPPGIGNDVESFLSPRFKSAAAMAGWDEETLLIASLVVDDTPERELQQKKRSVLQRKSPASGLRRKRRTLTSIISVPVTVLDLDEEEPTVKDDAPKQDPETAEAEPKKSDSMVEQKVDASSLSCSTLPCMDKLREELSCAICLEICFEPSTTPCGHSFCKKCLRSAADKCGKRCPKCRQLMSNGRSCTVNTVLWNTIQLLFPQEVEARKKAKECNSHEKKIEDPEKAFYSSLQNYNTRAIGTASRHVVSSSSSRRRGEITVREEYGERDSRMMLRAASLNAESRVQSRMLRRSIRPIRMATRDADARSSRRGTPDQDRDAALALRLQREEFLEAFRDTTQVQTRSSTSLTRANLRAIASRAAINLRISGHQNL is encoded by the exons ATGGTACCAGAAGGATCGACAGCAAGCGCTTCAGAACCAGAACGACGAACGATTGAATCGAAACCACCCGgaattggaaatgatgtagagAGTTTTCTTAGCCCTAGATTCAAATCGGCGGCCGCCATGGCCGGCTGGGACGAAGAGACACTTCTCATCGCGAGCCTCGTCGTCGATGACACGCCGGAAAGAGAGCTTCAGCAGAAGAAACGGTCTGTTCTCCAGCGCAAGAGTCCTGCATCTGGTTTGAGAAG GAAACGGAGGACTTTGACGAGCATAATTTCGGTTCCGGTGACTGTTCTTGACCTCGATGAAGAAGAACCGACTGTGAAAG ATGATGCTCCAAAACAAGATCCAGAAACTGCAGAAGCTGAACCAAAGAAAAGTGATTCAATGGTTGAACAGAAAGTTGatgcttcttctttatcatGTTCAACTCTCCCATGTATGGATAAGCTTAGAGAAGAGCTGTCTTGTGCT ATTTGTTTGGAAATTTGCTTTGAACCTAGTACCACACCTTGTGGACACAG TTTCTGCAAGAAATGTCTAAGATCTGCAGCTGACAAATGTGGAAAAAGGTGCCCTAAATGCAGACAGCTAATGAG CAATGGGAGATCTTGCACTGTTAATACAGTTCTTTGGAACACAATACAACTTCTTTTTCCCCAGGAGGTTGAAGCAAGAAAGAAAGCAAAAGAGTGTAATAGccatgaaaagaagattgaagacCCAGAAAAGGCATTCTATAGTAGTCTGCAGAACTATAATACAAGAGCAATCGGCACGGCAAGTAGGCATGTTGTTAGTAGTAGTAGTTCAAGAAGAAGAGGGGAAATAACAGTTCGAGAGGAGTATGGCGAACGGGACAGCAGGATGATGCTGCGAGCTGCGTCTTTAAATGCTGAAAGCAGAGTCCAGTCCAGAATGCTCCGTCGAAGTATTCGACCGATTAGGATGGCAACGCGAGATGCAGATGCAAGAAGTAGTAGAAGAGGTACGCCAGACCAAGATCGGGATGCTGCTTTGGCACTGAGGTTACAAAGGGAAGAGTTTTTGGAGGCTTTTAGAGACACTACTCAAGTGCAAACCAGAAGCTCAACGTCCTTGACTAGAGCTAATCTCAGAGCAATTGCTTCTAGGGCAGCCATTAACCTTCGCATTAGTGGCCACCAGAATTTGTAA
- the LOC120087913 gene encoding AUGMIN subunit 6 has product MTMDREKEREIELESAMYTNCLLLGLDPAVIGVGASNGTPRVGLFRHSNPKLGEQLLYFILSSLRGPVQSAKDFDKVWPIFDSAQSRDFRKVVQGIISELESQGALPRSNSRVSSLATCCGPRFVELLWQLSLHALREVHRRTFAADVASNPLPAPLTDVAFSHAATLLPVTKARIALERRRFLKNAETAVQRQAMWSNLAHEMTAEFRGLCAEEAYLQQELEKLHDLRNKVKLEGELWDDLVSSSSQNSHLVSKATRLWESILARKSQHEVLASGPIEDLIAHREHRYRISGSSLRAAMDQSSQVPYTDVLASQSSDLDSVFVDDKDQSDRSYASSQISDDSVSWMDDRGGRVHPTVDVAEIIRRWTHALQRIHKQSLHLAKANDGEGPEILRGAHDGGTSGHAESLSATLAEHQQHLASLQVLINQLKEVAPGIQKSISECTEKVNNISLSLPPVTKHPVRSMSSPMQAQTSGRTSVSSTDEISEVTSKMSSVQLDKVSASPTLKLPQLFSLTPNSSGKTGNMQKRHNMASQTSQIENSSENKSLDQPPSNDHINNLSQDTETSYVQNLKRSVREAALSMKYSNSEPSREGPSDGSAEHFFVPLSGTGFSRLGPDSKGASTRSRRLSVTQMDVGLPGSPAFDFNNGIGFNEFTDALNDLDSLNDFDELNGFLSSARSNSANSDGRKLVFDIDEAEDQVFSPPLLMDSSLLADSYEDLLAPLSETETAMMEH; this is encoded by the exons ATGACGATGGACAGGGAGAAGGAGAGGGAGATTGAGCTCGAAAGTGCAATGTACACTAACTGTTTGCTTTTAGGTCTCGATCCGGCGGTTATCGGCGTCGGAGCTTCCAACGGCACCCCTCGAGTTGGCCTTTTCCGTCACTCCAATCCAAAACTCGGCGAACAGCTCCTCTACTTCATTCTATCTTCCCTCCGAGGACCTGTTCAATCCGCCAAA GATTTCGATAAGGTTTGGCCTATCTTCGATTCCGCGCAATCGAGGGACTTCCGGAAG GTCGTGCAAGGGATTATCAGTGAGCTTGAATCTCAAGGTGCATTACCCAGGAGTAATTCGAGGGTTTCGTCTCTTGCCACGTGCTGTGGACCGAG GTTTGTTGAACTGTTGTGGCAGCTTTCCTTGCATGCTTTGCGGGAGGTTCACAGACGAACTTTTGCTGCTGATGTTGCATCTAATCCACTTCCTGCACCGTTGACAGATGTTGCCTTTTCACATGCTGCTACATTACTTCCTGTGACGAAG GCTAGAATTGCACTTGAAAGAAGAAGATTTCTGAAGAATGCTGAAACAGCCGTGCAACGCCAAGCCATGTGGTCTAATTTGGCTCATGAAATGACGGCTGAGTTTCGTGGCCTTTGTGCTGAGGAG GCTTATCTGCAGCAAGAGCTAGAAAAACTACATGATCTGAGAAACAAAGTTAAATTGGAAGGGGAGCTGTGGGATGACCTTGTATCGAGTTCAAGTCAAAACTCACATTTAGTTTCAAAGGCAACTCGTTTGTGGGAGTCTATATTGGCACGCAAAA GTCAACATGAAGTTCTTGCTTCAGGTCCTATAGAGGATTTAATTGCACACCGTGAGCATAG GTATCGTATTTCTGGATCATCTCTACGTGCAGCCATGGATCAGAGCTCTCAGGTTCCTTACACGGATGTCCTGGCCAGTCAGTCAAGTGATTTAGATTCAGTGTTTGTGGATGACAAAGATCAGAGTGACAGGTCATATGCCAGCTCACAAATAAGTGATGATTCAGTCTCATGGATGGATGATAGGGGTGGAAGAGTCCATCCCACTGTTGACGTTGCAGAAATCATTAGGCGTTGGACTCATGCTTTACAGCGTATTCATAAACAGTCACTCCATCTG GCAAAAGCTAACGATGGAGAAGGTCCTGAAATTCTACGAGGTGCACACGATGGCGGTACAAGTGGCCATGCCGAGTCTTTGTCAGCAACTCTTGCTGAACATCAACAACACCTAGCAAGTTTACAG GTGCTCATCAACCAATTGAAGGAAGTTGCTCCCGGAATACAGAAATCAATATCAGAGTGTACAGAGAAAGTGAACAATATATCCTTAAGTCTACCTCCAGTGACCAAACATCCTGTTCGGTCTATGTCGTCACCTATGCAAGCACAGACTAGTGGCCGGACATCG GTAAGTAGCACTGATGAAATTTCTGAGGTGACTTCAAAAATGTCTTCTGTTCAACTTGACAAGGTGTCTGCCAGTCCTACTTTAAAGCTCCCCCAATTGTTTAGTTTGACACCGAACTCTTCTGGAAAAACGGGAAATATGCAAAAGCGACACAACATGGCATCTCAAACCAGCCAAATAGAAAATTCATCTGAAAATAAATCACTTGACCAGCCTCCTTCAAACGATCATATAAACAACCTATCACAAG ATACGGAGACTTCTTATGTTCAGAATTTAAAGAGATCAGTCAGGGAAGCTGCTCTTTCGATGAAATACAGCAATTCAGAACCATCTCGAGAAGGTCCTTCTGATGGAAGTGCGGAACACTTTTTTGTTCCTCTTTCAGGAACGGGATTTTCTCGTTTAGGCCCAGATAGTAAAGGAGCTTCCACAAGGAGTAGAAGGCTGTCTGTTACTCAAATGGACGTTGGCTTGCCTGGGAGTCCTGCTTTCGACTTTAATAACGGAATTGGTTTCAATGAATTTACTGATGCATTGAATGATCTGGATTCTCTTAATGACTTTGATGAATTAAATGGGTTTCTTTCTTCTGCTCGATCAAATTCTGCAAACTCAGATGGTcgaaaattagtttttgacaTCGATGAAGCTGAGGATCAAGTATTCTCACCGCCTTTGCTGATGGACTCATCACTTTTAGCGGATTCTTATGAGGATCTACTTG CTCCACTGTCTGAAACAGAAACTGCAATGATGGAACATTAA
- the LOC120083947 gene encoding probable carboxylesterase 11 yields the protein MPSVAVKLYSVFFKFLLKHRLQNLIQAPLDESSPFGVTSRPEETVASANPLFTDGVATKDIHIDPFTSLSIRIFLPESALTPPETDSKPSSKSSKAKPKRSNLDAQPDLVNQNLNNIPQYPSRRNSYGPSGNSREELRVNRFGGYSNEMEGLNLIQGPASGGVYRGYAPVTENSRRLPVMLQFHGGGWVSGSNDSAANDFFCRRIAKLCDVIVVAVGYRLAPENRFPAAFEDGLKVLNWLGKQANLAECSKSMGNTKGNGNEFKKSDNHRHIVDTFGASMVEPWLAAHGDPTRCVLLGVSCGANVADYVARKAVEAGKLLDPVKVVAQVLLYPFFVGSVPTHSELKLANSYFYDKAMCLLAWKLFLPEEEFSLDHPAANPLVSGREGPPLKLMPPTLTVVAELDWMRDRAIAYSEELRKVNVDAPVLDYKDAVHEFATLDILLKTPQAQACAEDIAIWVKKYISLRGHEFSY from the exons ATGCCAAGCGTGGCTGTGAAGCTTTACAGCGTCTTCTTCAAGTTTCTCTTGAAGCATCGTTTGCAGAATCTGATCCAAGCTCCACTTGACGAATCGAGTCCTTTTGGTGTCACATCTCGACCCGAAGAAACGGTTGCTTCTGCGAATCCTTTGTTCACCGACGGTGTCGCTACCAAGGATATCCATATCGATCCGTTTACATCTCTTAGCATTCGGATCTTCCTCCCTGAATCTGCTCTTACTCCGCCTGAAACCGACTCCAAACCCTCTTCCAAATCATCCAAGGCTAAACCTAAACGGTCCAATCTAGATGCTCAACCCGATCTTGTTAATCAGAATCTGAATAATATACCACAGTATCCTTCTCGTCGAAATAGTTATGGCCCTTCGGGAAATTCCAGGGAAGAACTGCGGGTGAATAGATTTGGGGGTTACAGTAATGAAATGGAGGggttgaatttgattcaaggccCTGCCTCCGGTGGCGTTTACAGAGGTTATGCGCCAGTGACGGAGAATAGTCGGCGATTGCCGGTGATGTTGCAATTTCATGGTGGGGGGTGGGTTAGTGGGAGCAATGATTCGGCGGCCAATGATTTCTTTTGCCGGAGGATTGCAAAATTGTGCGATGTTATTGTTGTTGCCGTGGGGTATCGGCTTGCGCCAGAGAATCGATTTCCGGCTGCGTTTGAGGATGGATTGAAGGTGTTGAATTGGTTGGGGAAGCAGGCCAATTTGGCCGAATGCAGCAAATCTATGGGGAATACCAAAGGCAATGGCAACGAGTTTAAGAAATCGGATAATCATAGGCATATTGTTGACACATTTGGAGCGTCAATGGTAGAGCCTTGGTTGGCAGCCCATGGAGACCCAACAAG ATGTGTTCTTCTTGGGGTTAGCTGTGGAGCAAATGTTGCAGATTATGTGGCTCGAAAGGCTGTAGAAGCTGGTAAGCTCTTGGACCCTGTCAAGGTAGTCGCCCAGGTTCTCCTGTACCCATTTTTTGTCGGTAGTGTCCCCACTCATTCAGAGTTGAAGCTTGCGAATTCATATTTTTACGACAAAGCTATGTGCCTTCTTGCTTGGAAACTATTCCTACCCGAGGAAGAGTTTAGTCTTGATCATCCAGCTGCAAACCCTCTTGTTTCTGGTAGAGAAGGCCCACCTCTAAAGCTCATGCCACCAACGCTGACAGTTGTGGCTGAACTTGACTGGATGAGAGACCGAGCCATAGCTTACTCTGAAGAACTTCGAAAGGTAAATGTTGATGCACCTGTTCTTGACTACAAGGATGCAGTGCACGAATTTGCTACCCTCGACATTCTTCTCAAGACACCTCAAGCCCAAGCTTGTGCAGAGGACATTGCCATCTgggtaaaaaaatatatttcactACGAGGCCACGAGTTCTCTTATTGA